A portion of the Desmodus rotundus isolate HL8 chromosome 8, HLdesRot8A.1, whole genome shotgun sequence genome contains these proteins:
- the LY6H gene encoding lymphocyte antigen 6H isoform X3 — protein sequence MPAPQRTPARSALAFARPTGHMLPAAMKSLSLALLAALLCSAPAHGLWCQDCTLTTNSSHCTPKQCPPSDTVCASVRIADPSSSRKDHSVNRMCASSCDFVKRHFFSDYLMGFINSGVLKVDVECCDSDLCNRASGPGGSPWALAGGLLLSLGPTLLWAGP from the exons AT GCCCGCGCCCCAGAGGACCCCCGCCCGCAGCGCCCTCGCCTTTGCgaggcccacgggccacatgctgCCCGCAGCCATGAAGAGCCTCAGCCTGGCGCTGCTGGCcgccctgctctgctctgcgcCCG CTCACGGCCTGTGGTGCCAGGACTGCACCCTGACCACCAACTCCAGCCACTGCACCCCGAAGCAGTGCCCGCCGTCCGACACGGTGTGTGCCAGCGTCCGCATCGCCGACCCCAGCAGCA gccggAAGGACCACTCTGTGAACAGGATGTGTGCCTCGTCCTGCGACTTCGTGAAGCGGCACTTTTTCTCGGACTATCTGATGGGCTTCATTAACTCTGGGGTCTTGAAGGTGGACGTGGAATGCTGCGACTCGGACCTGTGCAACAGGGCGTCCGGGCCTGGGGGcagcccctgggccctggctggggggctccTGCTCAGCCTGGGACCCACCCTCCTCTGGGCCGGGCCCTGA
- the LY6H gene encoding lymphocyte antigen 6H isoform X4 — protein MPAPQRTPARSALAFARPTGHMLPAAMKSLSLALLAALLCSAPAHGLWCQDCTLTTNSSHCTPKQCPPSDTVCASVRIADPSSSPPSPGRKDHSVNRMCASSCDFVKRHFFSDYLMGFINSGVLKVDVECCDSDLCNRASGPGGSPWALAGGLLLSLGPTLLWAGP, from the exons AT GCCCGCGCCCCAGAGGACCCCCGCCCGCAGCGCCCTCGCCTTTGCgaggcccacgggccacatgctgCCCGCAGCCATGAAGAGCCTCAGCCTGGCGCTGCTGGCcgccctgctctgctctgcgcCCG CTCACGGCCTGTGGTGCCAGGACTGCACCCTGACCACCAACTCCAGCCACTGCACCCCGAAGCAGTGCCCGCCGTCCGACACGGTGTGTGCCAGCGTCCGCATCGCCGACCCCAGCAGCA gccccccctccccaggccggAAGGACCACTCTGTGAACAGGATGTGTGCCTCGTCCTGCGACTTCGTGAAGCGGCACTTTTTCTCGGACTATCTGATGGGCTTCATTAACTCTGGGGTCTTGAAGGTGGACGTGGAATGCTGCGACTCGGACCTGTGCAACAGGGCGTCCGGGCCTGGGGGcagcccctgggccctggctggggggctccTGCTCAGCCTGGGACCCACCCTCCTCTGGGCCGGGCCCTGA
- the LY6H gene encoding lymphocyte antigen 6H isoform X1 has translation MRPCPAPTSRPAPQRTPARSALAFARPTGHMLPAAMKSLSLALLAALLCSAPAHGLWCQDCTLTTNSSHCTPKQCPPSDTVCASVRIADPSSSPPSPGRKDHSVNRMCASSCDFVKRHFFSDYLMGFINSGVLKVDVECCDSDLCNRASGPGGSPWALAGGLLLSLGPTLLWAGP, from the exons ATgcgcccctgccctgcccccaccagcag GCCCGCGCCCCAGAGGACCCCCGCCCGCAGCGCCCTCGCCTTTGCgaggcccacgggccacatgctgCCCGCAGCCATGAAGAGCCTCAGCCTGGCGCTGCTGGCcgccctgctctgctctgcgcCCG CTCACGGCCTGTGGTGCCAGGACTGCACCCTGACCACCAACTCCAGCCACTGCACCCCGAAGCAGTGCCCGCCGTCCGACACGGTGTGTGCCAGCGTCCGCATCGCCGACCCCAGCAGCA gccccccctccccaggccggAAGGACCACTCTGTGAACAGGATGTGTGCCTCGTCCTGCGACTTCGTGAAGCGGCACTTTTTCTCGGACTATCTGATGGGCTTCATTAACTCTGGGGTCTTGAAGGTGGACGTGGAATGCTGCGACTCGGACCTGTGCAACAGGGCGTCCGGGCCTGGGGGcagcccctgggccctggctggggggctccTGCTCAGCCTGGGACCCACCCTCCTCTGGGCCGGGCCCTGA
- the LY6H gene encoding lymphocyte antigen 6H isoform X2: MLPAAMKSLSLALLAALLCSAPAHGLWCQDCTLTTNSSHCTPKQCPPSDTVCASVRIADPSSSPPSPGRKDHSVNRMCASSCDFVKRHFFSDYLMGFINSGVLKVDVECCDSDLCNRASGPGGSPWALAGGLLLSLGPTLLWAGP; encoded by the exons atgctgCCCGCAGCCATGAAGAGCCTCAGCCTGGCGCTGCTGGCcgccctgctctgctctgcgcCCG CTCACGGCCTGTGGTGCCAGGACTGCACCCTGACCACCAACTCCAGCCACTGCACCCCGAAGCAGTGCCCGCCGTCCGACACGGTGTGTGCCAGCGTCCGCATCGCCGACCCCAGCAGCA gccccccctccccaggccggAAGGACCACTCTGTGAACAGGATGTGTGCCTCGTCCTGCGACTTCGTGAAGCGGCACTTTTTCTCGGACTATCTGATGGGCTTCATTAACTCTGGGGTCTTGAAGGTGGACGTGGAATGCTGCGACTCGGACCTGTGCAACAGGGCGTCCGGGCCTGGGGGcagcccctgggccctggctggggggctccTGCTCAGCCTGGGACCCACCCTCCTCTGGGCCGGGCCCTGA